One genomic region from Rosa rugosa chromosome 1, drRosRugo1.1, whole genome shotgun sequence encodes:
- the LOC133726725 gene encoding beta-glucosidase 24-like, with product MALSLSFSLPASATRAPVSSFRRLPSRIPTVKAVGVFPSKRIDHKRAIRIRPCSALGDLTSAVTSAVTDTATAVVDTVAAVVDTTTTTTTTTATTTLTRADFPTDFKFGCATSAFQTEGSGTEGDRGPATWDTYIQDETLNGTEIAVNSYNLYKDDVQLLKNMGVDTYRFSMSWSRILPEGTIDGGINQEGIDFYNNFIDELIANGITPFVTLFHFDLPTALDTKYGGFISSDIVEDFKAYADLCFKTFGDRVKYWATINEPQVWGQFGFTNLTTSPTYATDPFISAHNVILAHATAAKLYKNTYQPTQGGEIGIPSVVEWFEPYEDTPQDRAAARRAFDFKTGWFVEPLVYGDYPFIMRALVGDALPEFTDEQKELVKGSYDYIGVNYYTARFTISVPVTSNDVYTVMDDYQHATLSTVGTDGEYIGDATPGSTEIFVYPDGLRKGLILVKELYNNPKIYVTENGYPGARDDTIAVEEALIDDARIQHIKDHLAAIKDARAAGVDVNSYIMWALMDCLEMGSLYAVRFGLNYTDYLNDLARTPKKSAAWLKDFLASTTTTTST from the exons ATGGCTCTCAGTCTAAGCTTTTCGTTGCCAGCGTCGGCAACAAGAGCACCGGTGAGCTCCTTCAGGAGACTACCGAGCCGTATTCCAACGGTGAAAGCCGTAGGAGTGTTCCCGTCTAAGAGAATTGATCATAAGAGGGCCATTAGAATTAGACCATGCTCGGCATTGGGAGATCTCACTTCAGCAGTAACAAGTGCAGTTACTGATACTGCGACCGCAGTTGTTGATACCGTGGCTGCGGTTGTTGATACCACAACCACGACAACAACCACAACCGCAACCACAACCCTAACCAGAGCTGATTTCCCTACTGATTTCAAGTTTGGTTGCGCCACTTCCGCTTTCCAG ACAGAAGGATCTGGAACTGAAGGAGACAGAGGACCAGCCACATGGGATACTTACATACAAGATGAGACATTAAATGGCACAGAAATAGCCGTTAATTCCTACAACCTCTACAAG GACGACGTGCAACTGCTGAAGAATATGGGAGTGGATACATACAGATTCTCCATGTCTTGGTCAAGAATCCTGCCTG AGGGAACCATAGACGGTGGAATAAACCAGGAGGGTATCGATTTctacaacaatttcatcgacgAACTCATAGCAAATG GGATAACTCCATTTGTGACACTGTTCCACTTCGACTTGCCCACAGCACTGGACACCAAGTACGGCGGTTTCATAAGCAGTGACATTGT GGAGGATTTCAAAGCATATGCGGATTTATGTTTCAAAACTTTTGGCGATCGAGTGAAGTACTGGGCTACTATCAATGAGCCACAAGTGTGGGGGCAATTCGGCTTCACTAACCTCACCACAAGTCCAACTTATGCCACCGATCCTTTCATCTCTGCGCATAACGTCATATTAGCCCATGCTACGGCAGCCAAACTCTACAAGAATACATACCAG CCAACACAAGGAGGAGAGATCGGAATCCCCTCAGTGGTTGAATGGTTTGAGCCATACGAAGACACCCCGCAAGATAGAGCTGCGGCCCGTAGAGCATTTGACTTTAAGACAGGATG GTTTGTGGAGCCCCTAGTATATGGTGATTACCCATTTATTATGAGAGCTTTGGTGGGGGATGCACTTCCAGAATTCACAGATGAGCAGAAAGAGTTGGTAAAGGGCTCATATGATTACATTGGGGTGAACTACTACACCGCCAGATTCACGATTTCTGTGCCAGTAACAAGCAATGATGTCTACACCGTGATGGATGATTACCAGCATGCTACCTTGTCAA CGGTAGGAACAGATGGGGAGTACATAGGCGATGCG ACACCAGGGAGCACTGAGATCTTCGTCTATCCAGATGGGCTAAGGAAGGGATTGATTTTAGTGAAGGAACTTTACAACAATCCCAAAATCTACGTTACTGAGAATG GATATCCGGGCGCACGAGATGACACCATTGCAGTAGAAGAGGCTTTGATTGACGATGCTCGAATTCAGCACATCAAGGATCATCTCGCCGCTATCAAAGATGCCAGAGC TGCGGGAGTAGATGTCAACAGTTACATAATGTGGGCACTGATGGACTGCCTGGAGATGGGATCCCTATACGCAGTTCGATTCGGTCTCAACTACACTGATTATCTCAATGACTTGGCCAGAACTCCAAAGAAGTCCGCCGCCTGGCTCAAAGATTTCTTGGCTTCAACCACTACAACCACTTCCACTTGA
- the LOC133726723 gene encoding sister chromatid cohesion 1 protein 2-like: protein MFYSQCLLSRKGRLGSIWVAAYCFKKLKKAQVAETDISASVDKILKDDWDVIAYRVLAYLLLGVVRIYSKKVEYLFDDCHEVLTEINKFVVSTKEKGGTDTFRAPYDSVTLPERFELDAFDLGLPEDVSGGNVVSYEAITLKDCPKGNVGQFSSDMYDYEEFGACRGIFSANYIPGRDVLSFNGMELDMELRTSRNGANPEVNMENPQESRFSQVETNGEQIKVPDIALSENGTLGEARQEKLPDLRSEENGLNHETFFGIEEEPLNQVEPFGEDHETNGEQIKAPAVVQSVDGIQEEASLEPSCHVTSSGEDHHIIQEEIIMQSENQMCPVTREDHNLSNLEADRGNLKSCTPAQEENMDLDKSCDLKKPQKPVCSYGEENHKDGEPTKLQDTIPPDNVNCQITDGKDSEALVVTTPKLRRVIPTPAMRKAAQISRKRKRKCTFDEMVVLPNTVIKQSINDASDLVSKRRKVPETALAAWKTCQLRNLSRNFLEPLIPSVSEELRSLFHKSIIESAETVEPPEKLDVLEPPSTGRPEQVEIAPGPPVLEQIEIEPGTPILEKIEIAPGTPVLHSTSMKSFNSPKSPEAPDMDMVIPEPSGRIEEEPSMGNEQAYPSESVEVPSLDKVQEHDFNLLNEEPDLCEGVNPELDGWSKRTRVVARYLHREFTNCKNRGEEEVNLLQVSEGKTKKESARLFYETLVLRTNGYVDVKQDEAYGDILLRKLHKWGQTWEDDMVNRDSFEPMDSCA from the exons ATGTTTTACTCACAGTGTCTCTTATCAAGAAAAGGGCGTTTAGGCTCCATATGGGTTGCTGCTTATTGTTTCAAAAAGCTCAAGAAGGCCCAGGTCGCTGAAACTGACATTTCAGCCTCTGTTG ATAAAATTTTGAAGGATGATTGGGATGTCATCGCATATAGGGTACTAGCCTACCTTCTTCTTGGTGTTGTTCGAATATACTCAAAAAAAGTTGAATACCTTTTTGATGACTGCCATGAAGTTCTAACTGAAATCAACAAGTTTGTCGTTAGCACAAAAGAGAAGGGAGGCACAGATACATTTCGTGCGCCTTATGACTCTGTTACCCTACCAGAGAGGTTTGAACTTGATGCATTTGATTTGGGGCTCCCTGAAGATGTCAGTGG AGGAAATGTAGTATCCTATGAAGCTATCACACTTAAAG ATTGTCCAAAGGGAAATGTAGGACAATTTTCCTCAGATATG TATGATTACGAGGAATTTGGTGCCTGCCGTGGTATCTTTTCTGCCAATTACATTCCAGGCAGAGA TGTACTTTCATTTAACGGGATGGAATTGGATATGGAGTTAAGGACGTCAAGGAATGGAGCTAACCCAGAAGTAAACATGGAGAATCCTCAAGAGAGTAGGTTCTCTCAAGTAGAAACTAATGGAGAACAGATAAAGGTTCCGGATATAGCATTGTCTGAAAATGGGACTCTAGGAGAAGCAAGGCAGGAAAAGCTTCCAGACCTTAGGTCTGAGGAAAATGGTCTGAACCATGAAACATTTTTCGGCATTGAAGAAGAGCCCCTAAACCAAGTTGAACCATTTGGTGAAGATCACGAAACTAATGGGGAGCAAATAAAGGCTCCTGCTGTAGTCCAGTCTGTTGATGGAATTCAAGAAGAAGCAAGCCTGGAACCTTCCTGTCATGTTACATCATCTGGTGAAGATCACCACATTATTCAAGAGGAGATTATCATGCAATCAGAAAATCAAATGTGTCCGGTTACAAGAGAAGACCACAATCTAAGCAACTTGGAAGCTGACAGGGGAAACCTAAAAAGTTGTACACCTGCTCAAGAAGAGAACATGGACCTTGATAAGTCTTGTGACTTAAAGAAACCTCAAAAACCTGTTTGTTCATATGGGGAAGAGAATCATAAGGATGGAGAGCCAACAAAGTTACAGGACACGATTCCACCAGATAATGTGAATTGTCAAATTACTGATGGAAAAGATTCAGAGGCTTTAG TTGTTACTACACCAAAGTTAAGGAGGGTTATTCCCACACCAGCTATGAGGAAGGCTGCTCAAATCTCTAGGAAACGGAAGAGGAAATGTACCTTTGATGAAATGGTAGTGCTGCCTAATAC GGTAATCAAGCAAAGCATAAATGATGCGAGTGACTTGgtttcaaaaagaagaaaggtTCCTGAAACTGCCCTTGCTGCCTGGAAAACCTGTCAGCTTAGAAACCTATCCCGGAATTTCTTGGAACCATTGATACCTA GTGTTTCAGAGGAGCTTAGGTCACTCTTCCACAAAAGCATAATAGAATCTGCTGAAACTGTTGAACCTCCAGAAAAGCTAGATGTGTTAGAACCTCCAAGTACTGGTAGACCAGAGCAAGTAGAAATTGCACCAGGGCCACCTGTCCTTGAGCAAATAGAAATTGAGCCTGGAACCCCTATCCttgagaaaatagaaattgcaCCAGGAACACCTGTCCTTCACTCAACATCAATGAAATCATTCAATAGTCCAAAGAGCCCCGAAGCTCCTGATATGGATATGGTGATACCTGAGCCATCCGGAAGGATAGAGGAAGAGCCATCTATGGGAAATGAACAAGCTTACCCATCTGAAAGTGTAGAAGTACCATCTTTGGACAAGGTTCAAGAGCATGATTTCAATTTATTGAATGAG GAACCTGATTTATGTGAGGGAGTTAACCCTGAACTGG ATGGGTGGTCAAAGAGAACCAG AGTGGTTGCAAGGTACTTGCATAGAGAATTCACAAATTGTAAAAATCGAGGAGAGGAGGAAGTGAACTTGTTGCAGGTTTCAGAAGGAAAAACCAAGAAAGAAAGTGCAAGGTTGTTCTATGAGACACTG GTGTTGAGAACTAATGGGTATGTGGATGTGAAGCAAGATGAAGCCTATGGTGACATTCTACTCCGTAAGCTCCACAAATGGGGTCAAACATGGGAAGACGATATGGTCAACAGAGACAGCTTCGAACCTATGGATTCATGTGCATAG
- the LOC133726724 gene encoding sister chromatid cohesion 1 protein 2-like, with the protein MVYSQSLLARRGPLGAIWVAAYCFKKLKKTQITETDILAAIDKILKDEWDGVAYRVLAYLLLGVVRIYSRKVEYLFDDCNEVLLDIKKFVFSTKDNAPAEMLCAAYHSVIIPDRFELDAFDMGSLEDVSGEHLASHKEITLKECAEWNGIGRLSSEMYDHVEFGACHSIFSTYYTPVRSVLSSHLMDFGMELITSSSGANSGEIIEQLQWHRFSQEECADIDTFIGIEKEPQNQVKQYGEDNETNGEQIKTPDIAVPEDGIQEDGQKTQKHEIFYGNNIEPSCHVITGEDHQSEREEMMEIDLVQPENQSFQITKEEHSLRNLEADMENRKNATFSQEESLDLDVLSGAKKPQELVCSYGEETHNDEEPTKLQDIIAPDTMKNIPEEDPDPLSVAYDGSPDTKQLDALGITTPKLTAVPRPVSKKSARFSRKRKCVFDDIVVLPNEVIRQSIHDASDLVAKRKKVPKNAHAVWKTCLIGNLAQNFLEPLISNVSQELRSLLCKRKLRKLKITPEKLDLLDCQRTGISEQMEVVHTETVEPAEDLDVLEYPCTVGLEQAEIAPDTPVLRSKSIKSFHSPRSPEVPDMDLVRPETSGRIKKEPSMGAEQTFPSESVEEIPPSLDRDEEQCFNFLSEEAEFCEGVNPELDGCSVRTRKVARYLHRHFTICNSLHVNLLEVAERRTKKESARLFYETLVMKTRGFVDVKQADPYGDILIWKLPKWDQMWGDDTSH; encoded by the exons ATGGTCTACTCACAGAGCTTGTTAGCAAGAAGAGGGCCTTTGGGCGCCATATGGGTCGCTGCTTACTGTTTCAAGAAGCTCAAGAAGACCCAGATCACAGAGACTGACATTTTGGCCGCTATAg ATAAAATTTTAAAGGATGAATGGGATGGTGTCGCATATAGAGTACTAGCCTACCTACTTCTGGGTGTTGTTCGAATATACTCGAGAAAAGTTGAATATCTTTTTGATGACTGCAATGAAGTGCTACTAGACATCAAGAAATTTGTGTTTAGCACAAAAGACAATGCACCTGCAGAAATGCTGTGTGCAGCTTATCACTCTGTTATCATACCGGACAGGTTTGAACTTGATGCTTTTGATATGGGGAGCCTTGAAGATGTCAGTGG TGAACATTTGGCGTCTCACAAAGAAATCACGCTTAAAG AATGTGCAGAGTGGAATGGAATAGGACGACTTTCATCAGAAATG TATGATCATGTGGAATTTGGTGCCTGCCACAGTATTTTCTCAACTTATTACACCCCAGTCAGAAG TGTACTTTCATCTCACCTGATGGACTTTGGTATGGAGTTAATAACATCGAGTAGTGGAGCTAACTCGGGAGAAATCATAGAGCAACTTCAATGGCATAGGTTCTCTCAAGAAGAATGTGCCGACATTGATACATTTATTGGCATTGAGAAAGAGCCTCAAAACCAAGTTAAGCAATATGGTGAAGATAATGAAACCAATGGAGAGCAGATAAAGACTCCAGATATAGCAGTGCCTGAAGATGGAATTCAGGAAGATGGTCAGAAGACTCAGAAGCATGAGATCTTTTATGGGAATAATATAGAACCTTCCTGCCATGTGATAACTGGTGAGGATCATCAAAGTGAACGAGAGGAGATGATGGAAATAGACTTGGTGCAACCAGAAAATCAGAGTTTTCAGATTACAAAAGAAGAGCATAGTCTAAGAAACTTAGAAGCTGACATGGAGAATAGGAAAAATGCTACATTTTCTCAAGAAGAATCCCTGGACCTTGATGTGCTTTCTGGGGCCAAGAAACCTCAAGAACTTGTTTGTTCATATGGAGAAGAGACTCATAATGATGAAGAGCCGACTAAGTTACAGGACATAATTGCACCAGATACCatgaaaaatattccagaagaAGATCCAGATCCCCTTTCAGTTGCATATGATGGCAGTCCTGACACCAAGCAGCTAGATGCTCTAG GTATTACTACACCAAAATTGACGGCTGTTCCCAGACCAGTTTCCAAGAAGTCGGCTCGGTTTTCTAGGAAAAGAAAATGTGTCTTTGATGATATAGTAGTGCTGCCTAATGA GGTAATCAGGCAAAGCATACATGATGCTAGTGATTTGGttgctaaaagaaaaaaagttccCAAAAATGCCCATGCTGTTTGGAAAACTTGTCTAATTGGAAATCTTGCCCAGAATTTCTTGGAGCCATTGATATCTA ACGTTTCGCAAGAGCTTAGGTCCCTCTTATGCAAAAGGAAACTGAGGAAATTAAAGATCACTCCAGAGAAGTTAGATTTGTTGGACTGTCAAAGGACTGGTATATCAGAGCAAATGGAGGTTGTACATACAGAAACCGTTGAACCTGCAGAAGACTTGGATGTGTTAGAATATCCATGTACTGTTGGATTAGAACAAGCAGAAATTGCACCAGACACACCTGTTCTTCgctcaaaatcaatcaaatcattTCATAGTCCAAGGAGTCCTGAAGTACCTGATATGGATCTGGTAAGACCTGAGACATCTGGAAGGATAAAAAAAGAACCGTCTATGGGAGCAGAGCAAACTTTCCCTTCTGAAAGTGTAGAAGAAATACCACCTTCTCTAGATAGGGATGAAGAGCAATGCTTCAATTTTTTGAGTGAG GAAGCTGAATTTTGCGAAGGAGTTAATCCTGAACTCG ATGGGTGTTCAGTGAGAACCAG AAAGGTGGCGAGGTACTTGCACAGGCACTTTACAATTTGCAACAGTCTCCATGTGAACTTGTTGGAGGTTGCAGAACGAAGAACCAAGAAAGAAAGTGCAAGGCTATTCTATGAGACACTG GTGATGAAAACTAGAGGGTTTGTGGATGTGAAGCAAGCTGATCCCTATGGCGACATTCTAATCTGGAAACTTCCCAAATGGGATCAAATGTGGGGAGATGATACTTCCCATTGA
- the LOC133707261 gene encoding transcription termination factor MTERF5, chloroplastic: protein MKAFCAIRVADFASPLQVLFSTGRCCNVNDSSFKLTYHYPLKFVRTRLAFPQKIFICRARFADSGVEGSFSLKLVSPALLAAEKEEAKAVLTLFLKKQGLSHTIAARTINKSELFIDHLVARLHSVHKSRYLVGRELTTLEIREALIPYLESLLEEHGIYMVDVVESFPDAPVKEKPAAPVIKSQSSVDLKKLRAISRVSEIGPAGKLPPHILYLLELGMDLDQIKGIARRFPSFAYYSLEGKIKPTVEFLLDLGVPKSDIPTILFKRPQLCGISLYENIMPTMRFLENLGVDKKKWAKVIYRFPALLTYSRQKVKTTVDFLYEMGLSEEIIGKVLTRCPNIISYSVEEKLRPTAEYFCSLGVDVGVLLSRSPTVFGLSIEANLKPVTEFFYGRGYTMEEIGTMISRYGALYTFSLTENLMPKWEFFLTMDYSKSELVKFPQYFGYSLVERIKPRYALMKECGVMLLLNQLLSLSAANFDKALKKKIEKVAAANGDDPDTDVEI from the exons ATGAAAGCTTTCTGCGCCATACGGGTCGCCGACTTTGCTTCTCCTCTGCAAGTCTTATTCAGCACCGGAAG GTGTTGCAATGTGAATGATTCAAGCTTCAAGTTGACGTATCACTACCCACTGAAGTTTGTGAG GACTAGACTTGCTTTCCCTCAAAAGATCTTTATCTGTCGGGCGAGGTTTG CGGACTCTGGGGTGGAAGGGTCATTTAGCTTAAAGCTGGTATCTCCAGCTCTTTTAGCGGCTGAGAAAGAAGAAGCCAAAGCTGTCCTAACCTTGTTCTTGAAGAAACAAGGCCTCAGCCATACAATTGCTGCGAGAACCATAAACAAGTCAGAGCTTTTCATTGATCACCTTGTCGCTAGGCTTCATTCTGTTCATAAATCCCGGTATCTAGTAG GACGGGAGCTAACCACTCTTGAGATAAGGGAGGCTCTGATCCCTTACCTTGAATCCCTTCTAGAGGAGCATGGAATTTATATGGTAGATGTGGTTGAAAGCTTTCCAGATGCACCAGTTAAAGAAAAGCCAGCTGCACCAGTTATTAAATCTCAGTCATCTGTTGACTTAAAGAAGTTGAGAGCCATATCTAGAGTAAGTGAGATAGGCCCAGCTGGGAAGCTCCCACCTCACATCCTATACCTTTTAGAGCTTGGAATGGATCTTGATCAAATAAAGGGTATTGCACGCAGATTTCCATCTTTTGCCTACTACAGTTTGGAGGGAAAAATAAAACCAACTGTCGAGTTTCTCCTTGATCTTGGGGTCCCAAAATCTGATATTCCTACAATCCTCTTTAAGAGGCCTCAGCTGTGCGGAATCAGTCTTTATGAAAATATTATGCCCACCATGAGATTCTTAGAAAACCTAGGTGTGGACAAGAAAAAGTGGGCAAAAGTGATATACCGCTTTCCAGCCCTCCTCACATATAGTAGGCAGAAGGTGAAAACAACAGTTGATTTCCTCTATGAAATGGGCCTTTCAGAAGAGATCATAGGTAAGGTTTTGACGAGGTGCCCGAACATTATAAGTTACAGTGTCGAGGAGAAGTTACGGCCCACAGCTGAGTACTTTTGCTCACTGGGGGTGGATGTTGGTGTTCTTCTAAGTCGATCTCCCACAGTTTTTGGCCTTAGTATTGAGGCCAACTTGAAGCCTGTGACAGAGTTTTTCTATGGAAGGGGATATACTATGGAGGAAATTGGAACCATGATTTCAAGGTATGGAGCTTTATATACTTTCAGCTTGACAGAGAACTTGATGCCAAAATGGGAGTTCTTTTTGACCATGGATTATTCAAAATCAGAGCTGGTTAAATTCCCTCAATACTTTGGTTATAGTTTGGTAGAAAGGATTAAACCAAGATATGCACTTATGAAGGAATGTGGAGTGATGTTACTATTGAACCAGTTGTTATCACTATCGGCCGCTAACTTTGATAAGGCtcttaaaaagaaaattgagaaaGTGGCTGCTGCCAATGGTGACGATCCTGACACAGACGTTGAAATATGA
- the LOC133707268 gene encoding uncharacterized protein LOC133707268 isoform X2, whose translation MAIFLRRGFSIRNALLRRSSALYSCDLPLCNSETPQRILSLPALEFVKESRRGFAKGRKSNESSGTTMEVLPDMGPTIKANATSHMEAAIAALSVELSKLRTGRASPGMLDHIIVETSGLKLPLHQIAVVSVMDSKTLSINPFDPNALKNIETAIVESPLGLNPKTDGERLIAAIPPLTKEHVQAICKVVNKSCEDGRLSIRRGRQKAMDTIKKLYSSYPKDNLKRLEKEVEELTKKHIKKAEDLCKAKEKEIAGG comes from the exons ATGGCGATCTTTCTCCGACGCGGATTCTCAATCCGAAACGCGCTTCTCCGACGAAGCTCAGCTCTGTACAGCTGCGATCTCCCGCTCTGCAACTCCGAGACGCCGCAGAGGATTCTCTCTCTTCCGGCTCTTGAATTTGTGAAAGAAAGCCGCAGAGGCTTCGCCAAAGGCCGTAAATCAA ATGAATCGTCTGGAACTACAATGGAGGTTTTACCAGATATGGGACCCACCATCAAGGCCAATGCGACCTCACATATGGAGGCTGCAATTGCAGCATTGTCAGTAGAACTGAGCAAACTACGCACCGGAAGAGCATCACCAG GAATGCTGGACCACATTATTGTGGAAACCAGCGGGTTGAAGCTGCCCTTGCATCAGATAGCGGTTGTTTCAGTCATGGATTCAAAAACGTTATCGATCAATCCGTTTGATCCAAAT GCCTTGAAAAATATAGAGACTGCCATTGTTGAATCTCCCTTGGGTTTAAATCCTAAAACCGATGGGGAGCGATTGATTGCTGCTATTCCTCC ATTGACCAAGGAGCATGTTCAG GCTATCTGTAAAGTGGTTAACAAGTCTTGTGAAGATGGCAGACTAAGCAtaagaagaggtcgccaaaag GCAATGGATACAATTAAAAAGCTATATTCAAGCTACCCTAAGGACAACCTAAAAAGACTGGAGAAAGAG GTTGAGGAGCTGACTAAAAAGCATATCAAGAAAGCAGAGGACTTGTGCAAGGCAAAGGAGAAGGAGATTGCTGGTGGTTAA
- the LOC133707268 gene encoding uncharacterized protein LOC133707268 isoform X1, with product MAIFLRRGFSIRNALLRRSSALYSCDLPLCNSETPQRILSLPALEFVKESRRGFAKGRKSKDESSGTTMEVLPDMGPTIKANATSHMEAAIAALSVELSKLRTGRASPGMLDHIIVETSGLKLPLHQIAVVSVMDSKTLSINPFDPNALKNIETAIVESPLGLNPKTDGERLIAAIPPLTKEHVQAICKVVNKSCEDGRLSIRRGRQKAMDTIKKLYSSYPKDNLKRLEKEVEELTKKHIKKAEDLCKAKEKEIAGG from the exons ATGGCGATCTTTCTCCGACGCGGATTCTCAATCCGAAACGCGCTTCTCCGACGAAGCTCAGCTCTGTACAGCTGCGATCTCCCGCTCTGCAACTCCGAGACGCCGCAGAGGATTCTCTCTCTTCCGGCTCTTGAATTTGTGAAAGAAAGCCGCAGAGGCTTCGCCAAAGGCCGTAAATCAA AAGATGAATCGTCTGGAACTACAATGGAGGTTTTACCAGATATGGGACCCACCATCAAGGCCAATGCGACCTCACATATGGAGGCTGCAATTGCAGCATTGTCAGTAGAACTGAGCAAACTACGCACCGGAAGAGCATCACCAG GAATGCTGGACCACATTATTGTGGAAACCAGCGGGTTGAAGCTGCCCTTGCATCAGATAGCGGTTGTTTCAGTCATGGATTCAAAAACGTTATCGATCAATCCGTTTGATCCAAAT GCCTTGAAAAATATAGAGACTGCCATTGTTGAATCTCCCTTGGGTTTAAATCCTAAAACCGATGGGGAGCGATTGATTGCTGCTATTCCTCC ATTGACCAAGGAGCATGTTCAG GCTATCTGTAAAGTGGTTAACAAGTCTTGTGAAGATGGCAGACTAAGCAtaagaagaggtcgccaaaag GCAATGGATACAATTAAAAAGCTATATTCAAGCTACCCTAAGGACAACCTAAAAAGACTGGAGAAAGAG GTTGAGGAGCTGACTAAAAAGCATATCAAGAAAGCAGAGGACTTGTGCAAGGCAAAGGAGAAGGAGATTGCTGGTGGTTAA